The Pyxidicoccus sp. MSG2 DNA segment GGGGACGCCGTCCACCTCCGCGGGCGAGAAGCGGAACTGGCGCACGGCGGCGATGGCCGCCTCGTCGAAGCCGTTGCCCACCGCTTCCGTGGGCTGCACGTCCGACACCGCGCCGTCCTCGGCGATGGTGATGATGAGGCGCACGGAGGCGGTGAGGCCCTGCGCGAGTGCCTCGGGTGGATACTGCGCCTCCACCGGCTGCACCAGTTCGGGAGGCTTCGTAATCGTGGGCTGGTGGGCCTGCGCGGCTTCCGCGGGAGGCGCGCCGGCCTGGGGTTCCTGCGCGAGCGCGGGGGTCGTCAGCAGCAACGAGGCCGCGGCGAGCGCACTTCGGGCTTTCAGGGTCGAGGACATGGCGTGGGCGAGCATACGGGGTGATGGGACTTCCTGCTCCCGCTGAGGGAGGGGCGGAGCGAAGGCCTTGGAGAAGGGCCGCGCGGTGTGGCCGAGGAGGGGAAATCACCGGCCCGCGCAGCCCTTCCTCGCTCCGCCCCTCTCTCAGCGGGAGAGGGGGCGTCAGTCGAGAAGAAAGGTGTAGGAGTACTTCATCTCCGTGGAGACCGCCTCGCCGCCCTTGATGGCGGGCTTGAAGCGGAAGCGCCGGATGGCGTCTCTCGCCGCTTCATCCAGGCCGTAGCCCGGCCCCTTGAGAATCTTCGCGGCCACCACCCGGCCCTCGTTGTCGATGGTGATGGACAGCGTCACCGTGCCTTCGATGCCGGCGCGGCGCGCCTCGTCGGGGTAGGGAATCTTCACCTCGGAGGCCACGGTGGGCTCGGAGTCCACCTGGTAGATGGGCGTGTACTTCGGCGCGCTGTACGCCTTCACCTCCTGCGGCGCCTTCGCCTTGTCGGCGGTGCGGCCATAGAGGGTGTTGCCCACCGGCGCGGCGAAGCTGCCCGCGCTCGTGGTGGAGGACATGGACATGCCCACCACCAGCGGCGCCGGCTTCGCGGCCGGGGGCGTCTCGTTGGGCGGGGGCGGCGCGTCCAGCGGGGGAGGAGGCAGGGGCTTGGGCACCTCGGCCACCTTCACCGGCGGAGGACGCACGCGCACCTTCGGCGGAGGCGGCGGCTCGGGCTTTGGCTCCTCCTTCACCACGGGCGGCGGCGGCTTCTGCACCTCCACCATCACCAGCTCCACCGGCCGCTGCACCACCGGACGGTCCACGCGGCGGTTGTGCAGCACCCACAGTGCCAGCCCGTGCAGCGCGAGCGAGCCGACCACGAAGCCCACCAGCAGCCCGTTGCCTCCGCGCCTCGGCGCCACCCACGCCCTGTCGTCGAGCACCAGCTCACTCATGGGATTCGCGTCAGCCCCGCGGCGCGGTGGGCGCGACGTCCTTTTCGATGTTGAGCGCGAACTTCGCGATGCCCTGGCCCTTCACCACGTCGATGAGCTTCATCACGCGGCCGTAGGGAATGGACTGGTCGGCGCTGATGATGGCGCGGGTGTCCTTGTCCTTCGCCACCTGCTCGGCCACCTTCACGGACAGGTCCGCCTCGCTGACCTCGGCGCCGTCGAAGAAGAGCTTGCCCTCCTTGTCGAGCACCACGTTGACCAGGCCCTGCACCGTCTCGCCGCCGTTGGCCGCGCGGGGCAGGTCGACTTCCACCGTCTCGCGGACGATGAAGTTGGCCGTCACCATGAAGATGATGAGCAGCACCAGCACGATGTCCACCAGCGGCGTGACGTTGATGCCGGTGATTTCCTCGTCGTTGTCCTGCGCGCTCCCGGCCATGACTAGCGGACCTCCGCGCGCAGGCTGCCCACCAGCGCGTGGCCCAGCGCATTGGCGCGGCTGGTGAGCGTCTTGAGTTGGCGGTTGAAGACGTTGAAGGCCACCACCGCCGGAATCGCGACGGCCAGGCCCACCGCCGTGGCGACGAGCGCCTCGGAGATGCCCGCCATCACCGTCTGCTGAATCGCCGCGCCCTTGGCCCCCATGGAGCCCAGATCGTGGAAGGCCTTGATGATGCCGAGCACCGTGCCGAACAGGCCGATGAAGGGCGCGTTGTTGCCCAGCGTGCCGAGGAAGGACAGGAAGCGCTCGTACTGGGGACGCTCGCGCGCCATGGTGGAGGCAATCACCTGCTCCACGGTGTCCGCGCCCTGCGAGGAAGAGGCGAGGCCCTCGCGGATGATGGCGGCCTCCATGCCCTTCTTGCCCTGGATGGCAACGCGCACCGCCTCCAGCTCGCCGCGCGCCAGGCGCACCGCCAAGCCTTCCGAGTCCGACAGCCGGTTGCGGGAGAAGTACACCGCCCGCTCCAGCATGATGGCAATGGAAAGCACCGAAAGGCACACCAGCACCCACAGCACCCACTCGGCGGAGCTGAGCGTCACCCCGAGCAGCTTGCTGCTGAGCCAGCCCAGGTTTTCGGGCGCCTGGGCGAAGACGGCGATGGACGACATGTTTTTCCCCTCTTGAACCACGTTGGCGCGAAGGGAACACCGGCCGCCCGGAAATGTGTCACCCGGGACTTTTCAGCCCTTCTTTCCCGCCTTCGTCTCCGCGGCCTGGATGAGGTCCAGGTGCTGCTGGTCCTCCGGCGTGAGACGTGCGTCCGTGTAGGCGGGGTCCGGCTGGTACCAGGGCTCCTGGGAGAAGAAGTCCTGGAGGTCCCTGGCCTGGAAGACGCGGCCGCGGCGGGCATACACGGCGTTGCGCAGCAGGCGCAGCTGCGCCGGGGACAGCAACACGAGCGCATCCGCCGGCAGCTTCCCCTCCAGCGAGCGGATGGCGGCAGCGAGGAGGAGGTTCTGCCCGTACGGACAGGACAGGCGCTTGCGCGCGTCCGCGGGCTTCAAGCCCGGGGGCAGCGGCCAGAGCTGGTCCAACGTCACGTCCTCCAGGGCCAGCTCGGAGATGACGGTGTAGTGCTCGCAGTACGCGTAGAGCGCCCGGGTGAAGGCAGCGGCGTCTCCCTCCGTCGCCTTCACCAGCGTGTCCCACAGCGGCGCGCGGCCCGCGGACACCATGACGGGGCGGACCTTCGCGCGCACCGGGCCGTCCGCGTAGGACTGCGAGCCGAGCAGCAGGTTGATGGCTCCCTTGGACAGCGTCTTGTCCTTCGACACGGCCACCAGCGCGTCCACGCCCAGGCGGAAGGACTCCGGCGCCTGGTCGCCCTGCTTCACGTTCTTGTACGAGAGACCCCGCATGCAGCTGAGCGCGTCGACCTTGCTGGGACGGCCCTCCTCACACTTCGAGAGTTCCTCCGGCGTGGCCCTGCCCAGCAGCACCCGGGGGTACAGGTCGACCTCGCACAGACAGCTGCTCGCGAGGGCGCTGGGGGCGGCGAGCGACAAAGCGAGCACGGTGAAACATCCGAGGGGACCGGTGGGCAGTTTCATGCGCGGGGAACGATAGCCTACGCTCCGCGCAGGAGACTTCCCCTTGTCCTTCCTCCTCTATCCCTCTCGGGAGCGCACCGTCTTCCAGGATGGCGCCCCCCTGCTGTGGCAGCTCGGGCCCTACGTGGCGCTCTTCCAGCGGCCGGAGCTGGGGACCACGGGCGCGCTGCTCGCGCGGCGCGTGGAGGAGGACGGCAGCGAGCACGGTGACGTGCTCATCCACCAGCTCCCCGCCGGCTCCGCGCGCACCCAGGATGCGGCGGACGTCTTTCACGAGGAGTGGCGGCTGGCGACGCTCCTGTCGCATCCGAACATCCTCCGCACGCTCAACACGTGGCTCGACACGCAGGAGGGCGCGCCCCGGCCGCTGTTCTTCCAGCTCGTCACCGAGTACGTGCCGGGCGAGACGCTCTCCACCGTGCTCGCCGCGCTGGACGCGAAGGGCACACGCCTGCCCATGTCGGTGGCGCTGGCCCTGGGCGCGCAGGTGGCGCACGGGCTGCACGCCGCGCACGAGGCCACGGACGCGGAAGGCAGGCCGCTGGGGGTGCTGCACCGGGACGTGGCCCCCGCGCACGTGCTGCTCGCGTACGACGGCGGGGTGAAGTTGTCTGGCTTTGGCATTGCCCGCACCGCCGTGCGGCTGATGAGTGGCCCCATCTTCAAGCATGTGGGCTCGCAGCCACCGGAGGCGCAGCGCAAGGGCAGCGGGCAGGTGGACCGGCGCGCGGACGTGTACGGGCTGGGCGTGACGCTCTACGAGGCGCTCACCGGCGTGGACCCGTTCCGGCGCCCGCTGGACTACGACTCGCTGAAGGCGGCGATGAGCGGCGACGCGCCACCGCCGAGCAGACACCTTCCCGAGCTGTCGCCCATGGTGGACGCGGTGGTGATGCGCGCCATGGCACCCAAGGCCGAGGACCGCTACGCCACCGCCGCCGAGCTCGCCCGCGCGCTGGAGGCGCTGCGCACCACGCTGACGACGGTGGACGCGCGCGAGGAGCTGGCGGCGTTCCTGCGGGAGCTGTTCGGGGAGGAGCGGATTCGCGCTCGCACGCGGGTGCCGACGCTGGAGGAATTGCGCGGACGGGCCGCCGCGGCCGCCGCGCTGGAGGCCCTGCCCCCTGCTTCAGAGCAGGAGCCGGAGGACGCGGGGACGCCCGCTCCGGGCCGGGGGACGCGCTTCGTGCCGCACTCGCGGCTGATGATTCTCTACGGCGGCGTCCTGCTGCTCATCGTGTCCGCGGTGCTGACGCGGGTGGCGAAGACGCGCGAGTCCTTCGTCGCGGAGGTGGCGGAGGTCGCCCACGCGGGACAGGTGCGGGCGGTGTCGTGCCTGGACGGAGGCGGGGCCGAGCGCGTGCCGGTGCAGCTCACGCTCGACGGCCAGGGCCGCGCCGAGGCGAAGGTGGCGGGTCCGCTGGCGGGCACCGTGGCCGCGCGCTGCATCGAGGATGCGATGACGGCGCTCCCCTACCCCCACAAGCGCGGCATGCCGGTGACGGTGGAAGTGGCGGCCAGCGGGCCGTGAGCGCGGCGGCTCAGGCCAGGCGCTCTTCCCGGCCGCTTCCGCCACGGAAGTAGTCGCTGAGCTTCGCGCCCTCGCTGGAGGAGGTGCGTGCTACGTCCGTGGGCTTCTCTCCCGTAACGGCATCCACCGCCTTCTTGAGGAGCAACGGCAGGGCGGCGCCGACGATGAGGTACTGGCGCGCGGGCAGCTCTCCGTCCCCCCCGAACCACGCCCAGACGGCCAGGCCGGAGCCGATAATCATCAGGCCGGTGACGATCCAGTACCCCACGGACTTGATGAGCTTTTTGTAGCGCGGCGTCGCGAGGTGCTCGCGCAGGCCATACCAGTGCAGCAGTTCCTGGAGCGCGCTGCCCAGCGCTCCGACAAGGATGATTTCCAAGGTGCTCATGACACCCCCCGGTCTGTGTCTCCATGTGGCTGAGGGGACGGCCGGAGGATGTGACGCGGGGGGCAGAGCTTCCGCCCGGACGCCCGCCAGCTCAGTTGCCCGAGGCGCCCTGCTTCTCCACCCGCGTGAGCAGGCCGGTCAGTCCCTCGAAGGTGGCATTGCCCACCTGGTGCAGGCCGAAGCCCCAGAGGAAGGCCGTCATGCCCGCGCCGAAGCCGCCCCACGTGGGCGAGAAGATGTTGAGGAGCTGGAGCCCCAGCGCCACCGCCACGCCGGTGAGCAGCAGCAGCACGCCCAGCTCCACCACCCACATGTGTCGCGGGGACGGGAGCGGTATCCCCTCGAAGTCGCCCAGCACGGGCAGGCCGGCAGGTGCTTCCGGCAGCGCGGGGAGGCTGCCGCCCGTGGGAGCGCCGGGACTCGCGACTGGCGTCGGGGCACCCTCCCCCGCGTCCGCCAGCGACTCCAGGACGACGCCGGTCGCGGCCCGGAAGGGCCGCTGGTAGCGGGAGAAGGCGACGCGCGCCTCGTCGTACCGCAGCGCGGCCTCGTGTGGCGCCTCCGACGCGAGCGCCTTGTGCGCCTCGCCCAGCTTCGCGCTCACGGCGTCCAGCGTGGCCCGCTGCGCGTCCGTGGTGGCCTCCTCGCGCGCCTGCTCCACCTCGCCGCGCAGCTCCTTGACGAGCCGGCGCACGTAGACGGCGTGGGCGCCCTGGTACAGGCGGAAGGCGTCATCCACGCTGGCGTCGGCCATGGCCCGCGCCTGCCGCAGCCGCTCCTTCACGTCCGTGGTCAGCTCGCGCCACTCCACGTCGTCGAAGCCGCGCGGCGGATGGATGGCCGCCACCGCCGTGGACAGCTCCTCGCACAGGATGTCGAAGTACGAGCGGCGGGCCAGCTCGAGCTGCTGCCGCGCCGTCGCCACGTCCGAGCGGTCGAGCCTGTCGCCCACCGTGTCGAGCAGCGGCAACAGCTCGTACGTGAGCCGGAAGCCCAGGGAGTCGTCCTCTCCGCGCTGCTTCACCAGCGCGCGCGCCTGCCGGGTCAGGTCCTCCAGTTGCGCCTTCAGCCCCGCGCTCGCGAGCCCCACCACGTCCAGCTCCCGCACCGACTTGAGCCGCGCATCGAGCTGCTCGGTGGAGGTGTCCTCGCTCCGCAGCGCGTCCTCGACCTCGTCGAGCAGCTTGCGGGCCTGCGGGGGACGGACGCCCTCCGGCAGCGCGCGCAGCTTCTTCGAGGCGTCGCACCACGCCTCGTAGAGCCGCAGCCGTGGCTCCACCGCGGCCAATTCCGCGTCGCCCACGCGGATGCCGCGCACCGGCTTGCGAATCTCCGACACCAGCGTGTCCAACTGGGCCCGCACCGCGCGGCCCACCTCCTGCGCGTCCTTGTCCTGTCCGGACATGAGCGACTGGAGGCGGCGGCGCAACGCGAGGGCCCGCTGCAGGCGCTGCGCCCGGGGGCGGATGCGCTGCGTGTACAGCCGCACCGCGTACGACGAGAGCGCCCCCAGCGCGATGAGCAGCGCGCCCCACGTCCACGGCGAGCGCACCCAGACGGTGAAGGTCTGCTCCACGGGCACGCCCGCCGGCACGGCCACGCGCACGGTGCCGGTGTACTCGCCCGGCCCGTCCAGCCCGCGCAGCGTCAGCACCAGCGCGCCGCTGCCATGCGCGCCCACGGGAATGCGCCCCTGCAGCGAGCCCATGTCCTGGACGCCCCCGTCCGCCAGCACGCCCTCCACCGCGAAGTCGGCGCCCTCGAAGTCCGGCTGCACCAGCGCCGTGCCCAGGTCCGGCGCCTTGCGCTGGAGGTTGAGCAGCCGGGGCGTGGAGATGTGCCCCGCGACACCCGCCGTCTCCTTGAAGGGCAGCCGCACCGTGGCGTCCACCGAGCGCCAGCCCCACCCCGACGAGGCCACCGCCGGGGACGCCGCGACGAACTGCAGCGTGGGCGCCGCCTGCACGCGCGTGACGGTGAGCGCCGTCGTCTCACGCCCTCCCGCGTGCACCAGCACCACCTGCCCCGTGTAGTCCCCCACCGCCGGCAGCTTCCCGGACACCTCGACGTGCAGCGGCTGGCGCGCGGTGAGGCTCGCGGTGGCGCCGCCGTCCGCGGCCCCGCTCACCGTCGCCGTCAGCGGCACCTGCACGCCGTCCTGGGACTGGAGCGGGTCCACCAGCACCGTCACGCCGCCGGGCACCTCGTCGTCCACGCTCACGCCGCCATCCGTCGCCACGGTGGACAGCAGGTCCACGCGCAGCACGTGCCGGAAGTCCTCCGACGGCGTGCGCAGCTTCACCTCGTTGCTGGCGTTGGCGCCGGCCACGCGCAGCCGGGACGCCTGCGCATGGGCGGACATCCACGGTGCGGTGAGCAGCAACGCCAGGGCGAGGCGCGCGAGGCCCGTGCCACGGAGGAAGACGGAGGAACGGCGGGAGGCGGGTTCCATCCACCGACGATAGCAGGCGCGCCCCACGGCTCCAGTTCACGCCCCGGGCGGCCCGCCCCTTCAACTCCAGCCGAGCACGTCCAGCACCTCCCGGGACAGGCTGTCGCGGATGGTGTCGGTGGGGATGCCCTCGTTGTGGCCCAGCGAGGACGGCATGCGAGGGCCGCCGCTGTGGTGCAGCGCGGCCAGGCGCAAGTCACGCGTGAAGCACGGCGCGCCGGAGGAGCCCGGCCCCGTGCAGGGGCGGTAGGCCACGCGCGTGCGGGACGCGTTGACGCCGAGGAACTCGTCCACGGCCACGCTCATCGGCCGGCCCTCCGGGTGCTGGACGATGAGCACGAGGCTGCCGGGCAGGAAGGGCTCGCGCGCTCGGGGCAGCTCCAGCCAGCCGCGCTGCTCGCCGTCCACGTGCGCCTCGCCCGGGAGGCCCTCCACCTGGAGGAAGGCGTAGTCCAGCTCGTCCGTCCGGGCGTCGCGGGGCCGGGGGTGCATCAGGTCCGCGGGGCTGTAGCGGCTGTGGGCCAGGCACTTCGTCACCCGGTACACCGTGCCCGACTGGAGCAGCGTGCGGCCCGGCAGCACCTTGTGGTCGAAGCGCACGCGCAGCGACTCCAGCAGCTTGTTCTCGATGACGTGGAAGTTGGTGAGGACGACGTTGGGCGACACGAGGAAGCCGGTGCCCAGCGCCGCGCCCACCTGGGGCTCCACGCGGCACACCCGCCGTTCAATCGCCGCCAGCCGCCGACGCCAGGCCTCCGGCGCGCCGCCCATCCGCCCGGGGCCGAAGAGACGCTCCAGGCTGACGCGGGGAATGCTCCGCTCCACGGACGAGAGGTAGGCCTGGACGAAGCGCAACAGCCGCCGGTGGCGGGGATGGGCCTCGTACGCGCCCGTCACCAGTTCCCGCGTCCACCCCTCCGATTCCGCCCGGTGGATGAGCTCGAAGATGCGCTCACGCGCGCTGCCGGAGGACACGAGCGACTCCAGCCCCTGGCGCCGGGCGGACTCCACCACGCGGCGCAGCTCCTCCAACGAGGGGAAGGCACTGGTCAGCACCCGCAACAGCTCGTCTTTTTCCGCGCCGTCGAGCTCCATGGTTGTCACCCGAGACGAGGCCACCCACGAGGCAGGCCGGCCTCGTGACGCTCACGAAAATGTGCCGCATCCCAGGAGTGGAATCACGCGGGGCCCATAGCCAGACGGTGCTGATCGGACACTTTCGCGAGCCCGGTGTCCACGGCAGTGCCCTTGGGGGCAGGGGTGGGTCGCTCAGCGCACCGCCCATATAGTGGGAGGTACGTAGGAGACGAGGTCCGGCCGCGACACCACCTTCAGCGAGGAGGCCCCTCCCTGCAGCGTGCCGGCCAGCGTGGGGATGACGCGGAAGCGGGCCTGGAAGGGCTCGCCCGCTCCCCGGGGCGGAAGCTTCAGCGTCACCGCGCCGTCCTCGGCGTCCCAGGACGACACCCGCCCCTCGGCCACCAGCGCGTCGAGGC contains these protein-coding regions:
- a CDS encoding energy transducer TonB, which codes for MSELVLDDRAWVAPRRGGNGLLVGFVVGSLALHGLALWVLHNRRVDRPVVQRPVELVMVEVQKPPPPVVKEEPKPEPPPPPKVRVRPPPVKVAEVPKPLPPPPLDAPPPPNETPPAAKPAPLVVGMSMSSTTSAGSFAAPVGNTLYGRTADKAKAPQEVKAYSAPKYTPIYQVDSEPTVASEVKIPYPDEARRAGIEGTVTLSITIDNEGRVVAAKILKGPGYGLDEAARDAIRRFRFKPAIKGGEAVSTEMKYSYTFLLD
- a CDS encoding ExbD/TolR family protein; the protein is MAGSAQDNDEEITGINVTPLVDIVLVLLIIFMVTANFIVRETVEVDLPRAANGGETVQGLVNVVLDKEGKLFFDGAEVSEADLSVKVAEQVAKDKDTRAIISADQSIPYGRVMKLIDVVKGQGIAKFALNIEKDVAPTAPRG
- a CDS encoding MotA/TolQ/ExbB proton channel family protein; this translates as MSSIAVFAQAPENLGWLSSKLLGVTLSSAEWVLWVLVCLSVLSIAIMLERAVYFSRNRLSDSEGLAVRLARGELEAVRVAIQGKKGMEAAIIREGLASSSQGADTVEQVIASTMARERPQYERFLSFLGTLGNNAPFIGLFGTVLGIIKAFHDLGSMGAKGAAIQQTVMAGISEALVATAVGLAVAIPAVVAFNVFNRQLKTLTSRANALGHALVGSLRAEVR
- a CDS encoding YARHG domain-containing protein yields the protein MLALSLAAPSALASSCLCEVDLYPRVLLGRATPEELSKCEEGRPSKVDALSCMRGLSYKNVKQGDQAPESFRLGVDALVAVSKDKTLSKGAINLLLGSQSYADGPVRAKVRPVMVSAGRAPLWDTLVKATEGDAAAFTRALYAYCEHYTVISELALEDVTLDQLWPLPPGLKPADARKRLSCPYGQNLLLAAAIRSLEGKLPADALVLLSPAQLRLLRNAVYARRGRVFQARDLQDFFSQEPWYQPDPAYTDARLTPEDQQHLDLIQAAETKAGKKG
- a CDS encoding serine/threonine-protein kinase; this encodes MSFLLYPSRERTVFQDGAPLLWQLGPYVALFQRPELGTTGALLARRVEEDGSEHGDVLIHQLPAGSARTQDAADVFHEEWRLATLLSHPNILRTLNTWLDTQEGAPRPLFFQLVTEYVPGETLSTVLAALDAKGTRLPMSVALALGAQVAHGLHAAHEATDAEGRPLGVLHRDVAPAHVLLAYDGGVKLSGFGIARTAVRLMSGPIFKHVGSQPPEAQRKGSGQVDRRADVYGLGVTLYEALTGVDPFRRPLDYDSLKAAMSGDAPPPSRHLPELSPMVDAVVMRAMAPKAEDRYATAAELARALEALRTTLTTVDAREELAAFLRELFGEERIRARTRVPTLEELRGRAAAAAALEALPPASEQEPEDAGTPAPGRGTRFVPHSRLMILYGGVLLLIVSAVLTRVAKTRESFVAEVAEVAHAGQVRAVSCLDGGGAERVPVQLTLDGQGRAEAKVAGPLAGTVAARCIEDAMTALPYPHKRGMPVTVEVAASGP
- a CDS encoding effector-associated domain EAD1-containing protein — translated: MELDGAEKDELLRVLTSAFPSLEELRRVVESARRQGLESLVSSGSARERIFELIHRAESEGWTRELVTGAYEAHPRHRRLLRFVQAYLSSVERSIPRVSLERLFGPGRMGGAPEAWRRRLAAIERRVCRVEPQVGAALGTGFLVSPNVVLTNFHVIENKLLESLRVRFDHKVLPGRTLLQSGTVYRVTKCLAHSRYSPADLMHPRPRDARTDELDYAFLQVEGLPGEAHVDGEQRGWLELPRAREPFLPGSLVLIVQHPEGRPMSVAVDEFLGVNASRTRVAYRPCTGPGSSGAPCFTRDLRLAALHHSGGPRMPSSLGHNEGIPTDTIRDSLSREVLDVLGWS